The following is a genomic window from Sciurus carolinensis chromosome 3, mSciCar1.2, whole genome shotgun sequence.
TGTGGACAGAAGCACCCGGGACTCGTGTGGGCCCTGCCCGCGGCGGCCTACCAAGCCAGGGCCACAGCTGTCCCGAGACTGCCCCGCAAGGCCTACTGGGTGCAGCTCTTGACCAGGGTCCCTTTGTGCTGATGGACACAAAGGAACAGGCCAGCGCAGCTGAGGCCAAAGGGCACAGGCCAGGGAGCAGCTGGGACGGAGGTCCAGACCCCTCCCCACACTTCGCGCTGGAAGGGGCTCAGGTCCTCTCCAACACCCCTGCCTTGTGGGGGGTGGTCTCTGAGTCAGACCAGGTGGGAGTAAAGACTGGGAGACAGAAAGGGAGACATAGAGAcctggaaggggagagagaggagaggcagaAACACtgacaggcagaggcaggaagggacATAAAGATGAGACAGGAGAGACAAGGAGGTGGAGGGAcacagggagggagagacagtGAGAGAGATGACAGgactggggaggcagggagaggcagggagaggagcaggaggcGAGGAGGAGAGCCACGGAGGCTGTGAGAGGAGCACTGAAGCTGGCCAGTGGCTCTCAGGTTGGCTGGGGGAGCCCAAGAAGTCAGGCAGTGTGGCCAGGCCGGGCGGAGCTGCTGGCCACCAGGACCCAGCACGGCAGACGGGTGGAGAAAGGACAGGCGGCTTGGCTCCTCAAGGCCAGGCCCTGGCCCTCCAGAGGTCTGGGTGTCCCGGCTGAGGCAGAGCCCAGGCCACCTGGCCACAGGCCTGTCCCTGAAAGCTCTCCCACCTCAGTGCCTGGTCAGTGGTGGGCTGGCAGCCTCTTCCCGGGGCTGCGATGGTCCAGGCCACACAGCGCTGCCCTGTGACGGGCCTGTCCTTACAAGTCCCCACTCCAGAGTGAGCCTGGAGACTGGGCTCTACCCTGTATGGCATCCCGGGAGCCCAGGGTGCTCTGAGGAGCTGCTGGCTGGACGGGCCTGCAGGGCCTCTGTGCCCAGGGACAGTTCCCCTGCGCtggaggccagggccaggcctgAGGTCTGTCTAGGACCCAGAATCAGAGCAGGACCATGAGCAGGGCCCAGGGCAGCTCCCGCAGGGCCGAGGGAGCCTGGTCAGGAGGTCAGCCTGGCTGGGGCAGGGGTCACAGGTCATCTCGGAGCCCCCTGAGGGGGGTGTCAAAGGCCTCAGGGGCTCCCAGACCAGAGCTGGGCAAGGCCCTGAAGAATCTGCTGGGCTGCCCATCTGGTCCAGGTCTGCCTTCTCTGGGATGAGCAGAGCAGCTGGGAGCCAGTAGGAGACAGCTGGCCAGTGCCTCTCTACCCCCCTGGGTCCAACCTGCTGGCCCTACCCACCCACCAGGGTCCCAGGAAGTGGCTGCCTCAGCCTGAGGGCTCAGGGCCGCTGGGCCCGCAGACCCCTCTCCTGCTATGGTccggaagggcccagcagaggtaAGCCGGTCTCACCTGTGTAGGCCATGACGGTGACCAGCAGAGCCATGGCAGGCACCCTGTGCCCAGGGGGCCAGTGCCGCAGGCAGAGGAGGGCCCAGTGGAAGAAGAAGGCACAGGCGCCCTCCACCAGGGTGCCCCGGGGCACAGAGGTACGCAGGGCTGGGCTGCAGTGCGCGGCCATGAGgctctgcagcaggtgcaggtCACTGAGCTCCCAGGCCCAGCAGCGCCGGGTCAGGGCGTGGGCAGCCTGCATGCCCAGCCCCTGGGCCACCAGCTTCAGCAGTGTGCTGGGCAGAGACGCCTCGGCCATGAGGAACTCCTGCAGGGCCACGGCCGGATTGGCCGAGGCCCCGTCCAAGGTGGCGCCGTGCACCAAGGACAGCAGGAAGACCAGCGTCAGCAGCAGGTCGGGCCCGAAGCCCCCGGCCCAGGGGCCAAGCTCCACCAGCATCTGCGTCTCCAGGCAGCAGGCGGCCAGCTGCGCTGCCCCAGCCGCCTCCCGGGCAAAGCCGGCATAGGCGCCTGCCGGGAGCAGGGCCTTGGATGCCCTCCGGGCGGCCTCGCAGAGGGCACAGGTGGCCAGGAAGAAGGAGAGCGACACGTTGAGACCAGCCATCAGCCTGGGCTGCAGGAGGAGCCGGGCAGGGGACCTGGTGATGTGCGTCTGGCCGGCTCACGGCCCGGGGTGGAGGAGCTCTGGAGCAGCCACCTGACCTCTGGGAAAGCCGCACCTGCACCCTCACTGCCGGCCCCGTCCCCTCCGCAGCCCCAGGCTCTGCAGACGGGCCGCCTCCTCAGAGCCTCCACCGAGCTCCGTGACTCCACCCTTGGCGTCGTCTGCCTTGCGCTGGGGCCTGTGGTGTGGACCTGTGACCACCCCGGGGAACGGGTGTGGCGCCAGCAGAGAGCCGATCCCTGGGGTGCCAGCCTGCAGGGCTGGGCCTCCTCCTGGGCTGCCATTTCTCTGCCTGGCATCCTGAATCAATAAAGCACATTCCAAGACAGGCCGAGACGGGCACACCAAAACGACTGGCTAAGCAGTCCCTCTGCCTCTGGCGACCCCAGGACCTGGGTGGGAGGGAATTCGGTCACTAGGCAGGGGACAGTGCCCTGCAGAACCCCACCCTGGCCCTGCGCTGAGGCGCTGATGGGCCTCTTCCCAAGGACACGTGCCTGGACAGGAGAGACCGAGGAGTTGGGGACACTGTGGAGAGAGATGGCCGTGGCTGGGCAGCGAGGGCAGACCTGGAGGTCACGTCCAGGGCCAGTGGGTCATCAGGGCACCACTGTGAcgtggcaggaggaggagcaggctcCCAGGAGTGGGTAGCCGTTCTGAGGCTGCAGGGTGGCTGCCCCAAGCAGGAATCAGTGTGGGGGTCACTCAGGGCCAGTGGGAGTGGTCATCCAGGCAGAGAGCAGACTGGGCCAAGCTCAGAGGCTCCTGGGGAGGGGCTCAGGGGGCCATGAGCACTGAGCCTCTTCCCCTGCCTGTCctgggaaaagagggaaagaccTGGGCAGGGGACGTCCCCTGCCCTAGACGGGGACAtttccaggaggaggagagggaggcagcTGTGCTGGAAGTTAAGGTCCAGGCCTCCTGGACAGTGTGAACAGACACCATCCGGGACCCGGCAGGGGTGCAGCGTGAAGCGGGCAGGGCAGAGGTCAGGCAGACAGGTGCCCGCCTTGCCCTGCGCTGCCCCCAGCAGGTGGCAGCCAGGGAGGTGGGGTCTGACCTCAGGAGCCAGGGCCTCTGCAGGCCAAACCCCCTCAGACGCCCCTGAAGGACGGCTGGAGTAGGAGGAACAGGGGCCGCTCTCTGGACACCCCCCTGGGCGGGGCCCAGGCCCACGGCAGCCCCGCcctggcccctccctccctccctgctgcaCAGAGGAAGGGTGGAGGGTGGACGCAGGCAGCCTGCGCTCACTGGCCACAACCAGTTCAGCCATGCCAGCGCCTTTCCCTGTGTGCCTCACCCATTAGACCTGGGCCTGTGGGCCAGCCTGCCCCTCGAGGGCCTGGAGACGGGGCTGGACATGGTGGGCCAGCCTGAGGCCCAAGCAGGCAGAGATCTGGGGACCTGAGCTGGCATCAGGCTCTGCTGGCCACTGCCCAACCTCGGGTCCAGCAGAGACAGGGAAGGTGTGGGTCCCCTCCGGGGAGGGcaggccccagccccagggctccACAGCGCCACAGGAAGCCCCGAGGCCCATGAGGGCGGGGTGGCTGTCCACTGCCCACCGGCCCTGGAACTGAAGAAAATCCCCATCTGGACCCCAGCCTTGTGGAAGCTGCTCCTGTCCATCCCTTGGCCAGGCCCCTGCCCTATCAGAGGGTTGGGGTGAACTTCTGGAAGCTGTCACTGACGGGCCTGTGTCTGTCACCGAGTATCCTCTGTCACTGAGTGTCCTCTATCTGTCACTGAGGGGCCTGTGTCTGTCACCGAGTGTCCCCTGTCACTGAGAGTCCTGTGTCTGTCGCTGAGTGGCCTATGTCTGTCACCGAGTGTCCCCTGTCACTGAGAGTCCTGTGTCTGTCACCGAGTGTCCCCTGTCACTGAGAGTCCTGTGTCTGTCACCGAGTGTCCCGTCACTGAGAGTCCTGTGTCTGTCACTGAGTGTCCCCTGTCACTGAGAGTCCTGTGTCTGTCACCGAGTGTCCCCTGTCACTGAGAGTCCTGTGTCTGTCACCGAGTGTCCCCTGTCACTGGGAGTCCTGTGTCTGTCGCTGAGTGGCCTGTTCCGTCTTGTGACGTGCCTTCATCCGCTGGTTCCTTTCCTAGTGCAAGGCCACTGTGCTCTGGGTCCCGAGTGGAATGGAAGGCCCTGCCCTTGTGGACAGAGTGCACACTgcagaggggacagggagaggctCGGACACAGCGCACCCTGCCTGCTGCTGTCACTGAAGGTGGACGGGGGGCGAATCGCCCAAAGCCAGACTGGCCTGGTGCCCGTGAACAAGACCCTGCCTCGCCGTCCGTGTCCAGGCTGCGCTCCGTCCAGGAGCAGGATCTCAGATCTTCGCACTTCACGCGACTGTCAATGCAGGCAAGTCCCTCGCTGTCTGTGACTCGTTAGTCCATCTCTATTTCCCCCCTTATCCCCTACATGCTCCAGCCCCATCTTTGTGTGAATTAAGTGATTTTGGGGATTTGGGGGTCATTTTGGGCTGTTAAGAAACACATCTTCGTATTATTTTCCTGGTGGTTGATCTGGAGCAGGGTCTGCCACCGTGTCCATAAGGGACACCTGCTCCATTCAGGACGTGCAGTCTTGTTGC
Proteins encoded in this region:
- the LOC124980955 gene encoding aquaporin-12-like, which codes for MAGLNVSLSFFLATCALCEAARRASKALLPAGAYAGFAREAAGAAQLAACCLETQMLVELGPWAGGFGPDLLLTLVFLLSLVHGATLDGASANPAVALQEFLMAEASLPSTLLKLVAQGLGMQAAHALTRRCWAWELSDLHLLQSLMAAHCSPALRTSVPRGTLVEGACAFFFHWALLCLRHWPPGHRVPAMALLVTVMAYTAGPYTSAFFNPALAACVTFQCSGHTWLEYAQVYWLGPLTGMVLAVLLHQGRLPRLFQRNLLYRQKSKFRTPKGKLTSGSEDARTAAEGSGQELGRDTVVAAAPLLSRPAQ